The nucleotide window taaattatttcattaaggataaaagaaaaaaaaaattaaagttaaattattatttttttggtttcccactcGGTGTTCGGAGCCCACATTTGAGTCCCGACTAAGAACCTATTTGACATTGCTGTTGGGATCAGGCAAGAAgcacttattttgagaaaaaaacacttttattgaaaaattaagtGCTTTTAAATTGAAgcagaaacaatttttttgttgttgggaagaagctaaaaaattttgttttaaaaaaaaaagtagaagcaaaaacaaaaaattatttttctcaagactaaaatatctttttcatatatacataattacatatttaccaatatatttcttattaattaattagcatatttcataagtttggttaaatttcatttaagaattttactattttttattttatataataaattttataaattttattttacatttatgtattattattttatatattatatattattttaagtattatcttgtagaattagaaaaaaaggaaacaacaaTATCTTTTcaagattagaaaaaagaagaaaataataacaattaaatatttcagCCTCCCAAAAAAAGTGTAATATTGATTGAGAATTTAAACctgtaaattttaattttaaaaaaataaaattttgattaattttttaataatagataCTTAAAGTAGTTTCtctcaataaaataattttaatattagaagTAGATTAACAATTGTTCCtttttataatttgactcttaaaaacacatttttaaaaagattaagcaaacacaatttgcttatgaaaaacacttttcaaatgaattagcacacataaattgttttttttttcaaaagcacttttctaaaaaataaaaaagtgtttctaaaataaactatttttaGCAGCAATGTCAAACAAACTTTAAAATCTAAATCGTGCATTTTAGGACCCATTTGAGATAACGTTTCCAACATAATTTTCTTCGCATGgactaaataaattaatttaattgatagTAAGGTTACTTTGAAGACAGCGCCGTCTGTAGGGCAGCGCCGCAGCGGCAGTGGCAGGGGCAGCGACATGAGAAGTGTGGAAGGTCTCAGAAGCTCCAAGCTTTCTTCACTTTCACTCCGGCGTTTCTCTACACTTACTCTATCCAAATCCACTTCTCCTACCATTCCTATTACTGCCGAAGTTCTGCGAGAATCAGTCACTTCTTCTCagtggcattttatcaaacacctTACGGGAGAACTAAACCCCACCTTGCTTTCAGCTACCCTCCCAGACCTTCGTTCATCTCCTGACCGAGTACTCACTTTCATCGAAAATCTCAGTCCTAATTGCTTAGACATATCCTGTTATTGCCTTGCCATTTCCATACTCTCTCGTCTCCCCTCGCCTAAACAAGCCACTCACCTTCTCAAGCAAGTGATCAGTTCTCGCTTAGCTTCGCATAATGAGATTTTTGATGGGCTAGTGAGTGCTCGGGAGAAGCTGGAGATAAAGAGTTCGATTGTGTTGGATTTGCTTGTAAGGGCGTATTGTGAATTGAAGAAGGGGGAGGATGCGTTGAAGTGCTTTTATTTGATGAAACAGAAGGGAATTTTGCCAAAGGTAGAGACTTGTAATGATTTGTTGagtctttttcttaaattgaaTAGGACCCATTTGGCTTGGATTGTGTATGCTGAGATGTTTAGGATGAAAATGAGTTCTACTGTATGTACATTTAATATAATGATCAATGTTCTGTGTAGAGAAGGCAAGTTTAAGAAGGCAAAGGAATTCATTGAACACATGCAGTGTTCAGGGGTTAAGCCAAATTTAATATCGTATAATACTGTGATTCATGGTTATTGTTTGAGGGGGGATATTGAAGGAGCAAATAAGATTTTTGAGGCGATGACAGCAAAAGGAATTGAGCCTGATTCATATACGTTCAATTCTCTAGTTAGAGGGATGATGAAAGAGGGGAGGGAAAAGGAGGTCTCTTCCTTGTTAGAGAAAATGAAATCGTTTGGGTTGATCCCTACAGCTGTGACTTACAACACTCTGATAGATTCATGCTGCAGTAAAGGGGACCTAGAAAAAGCATTTTTTTACCGGGATGAGATGGTTAAGATTGGCATCGTGCCAAGTGTTGCTACCTATAACTTGTTGATCCATGCATTGTTTCTTGATGGCAGAATGGTAGAAACTGATGATTTGCTGAAAGATATGTCGGAGAAGAGAGTACTTCCTGATGGTATTACATACAACATATTGATCAACGGCTATTGCAGGGTGGGAAATGCAAAGAAGGCATTTAAGTTCTATGATGAATTGTTGAGTAGGGGTCTTCAACCAACTATTGTCACTTATACATCACTAATCAAAGTCTTGGGCAAAAGGAAAAGGATGAAAGAAGCAGATGATTTGGTTGTTGAAATATTGCGGAAAGGGATATTTCCAGATCTAATTATGTTCAATGCATTGATTGATGGCCATTGTGCCAATGATAACGTTGAGCGTGCTTTTGATACATTGAACGAGATGAATAAAATGAATGTTCAGCCTGATGAAGTTACCTACAATACTCTAATGCAAGGGTATTGTAAGAAGGGTAAAGTTGAAGAAGCTTGTATGCTTCTCGAAGAGATGAAGGGAAGAGAAATTAAACCTGATCATATCAGCTATAACACTCTAATCAGTGGGTATAGTAGGAGAGGCGACATGGATGATGCATTCAGAGTTCGTGATGACATGTTAGGTGCAGGTTTTAACCCCACTCTTCTCACTTACAATGCTCTCATACAAGGTTTGTGCAAAAAACAGGAAGGTGTACTTGCTGAGGAACTTCTCAAAGAAATGGTTAGTAAAGGCATTACTCCTGATGATAGTACTTATCTTGCTTTGATTGAAGGGATTGGTGATGTGGATAGTTTCTTGGGGAGAAAAGACACATCATAAGGTATCTTGTCATGGTGTTTGTTTATACATACAGATAGAGAACTCCAAGGACGGTGTCTATTGTGGTTAATGATGGTTATAAGGGAAATAGGAAAGAGGTTTGCATTAATATCAAAGGCATGCTGATAGTTGTCATTTCCATAATGCTGACAACTCCTTGGTGATTCCTTGGATAAAAGGGGACTCGCGTGGCTTGAAATATTACACTGTTATGGTTCATCCTTCCCGAGTGGCTTGCATCTTCAGATTTTTTCTGATCAGATCGACATGACTGTCCGACTACATAGCCAGTTACGCATTGCTTCATTGCCTCATAGCTTTTGGCCGGAAAGAGACTGTATTCCATGTGTATTTTGCAATAATTATATCCATGTTTAGCTTCTTTAACCTATTGTGCCTCCAGAGCCAAAAAATAGGGCACCAGCACCCGTGGTCTCttcgtaaaattagatattttatatatatatatatatatatattttctaagatttgtataatattatattttggcACCCATACTACAAGAAGTCTAAATGGTCCACATGATTTAATGTTGAGCTTTTGACCTTGAGGATTAAGGATCAATTCCCACCCTTGTTCGAAAAATCCTAAATTCGTCTCTGCCAATGCCAATGACCACTGGCTGATCAAAAGAGAAGGAACTTATGGGCTTCCCTCAATTTCTGGTTTAGTGAGACTTTAAGTTCTCTGTAATCCTAAGCACTGGAGTTACATATGTTCTTGATCCTAAATCCACAGACAACAAACAACAAATGATTTATTGATCCAGCTGTTACCCTTAATTAAgtcattttcttgaaatttcttCCAGTTGTGAAAAAGTGTAAGTTTG belongs to Solanum stenotomum isolate F172 chromosome 1, ASM1918654v1, whole genome shotgun sequence and includes:
- the LOC125852084 gene encoding pentatricopeptide repeat-containing protein At2g15630, mitochondrial — its product is MRSVEGLRSSKLSSLSLRRFSTLTLSKSTSPTIPITAEVLRESVTSSQWHFIKHLTGELNPTLLSATLPDLRSSPDRVLTFIENLSPNCLDISCYCLAISILSRLPSPKQATHLLKQVISSRLASHNEIFDGLVSAREKLEIKSSIVLDLLVRAYCELKKGEDALKCFYLMKQKGILPKVETCNDLLSLFLKLNRTHLAWIVYAEMFRMKMSSTVCTFNIMINVLCREGKFKKAKEFIEHMQCSGVKPNLISYNTVIHGYCLRGDIEGANKIFEAMTAKGIEPDSYTFNSLVRGMMKEGREKEVSSLLEKMKSFGLIPTAVTYNTLIDSCCSKGDLEKAFFYRDEMVKIGIVPSVATYNLLIHALFLDGRMVETDDLLKDMSEKRVLPDGITYNILINGYCRVGNAKKAFKFYDELLSRGLQPTIVTYTSLIKVLGKRKRMKEADDLVVEILRKGIFPDLIMFNALIDGHCANDNVERAFDTLNEMNKMNVQPDEVTYNTLMQGYCKKGKVEEACMLLEEMKGREIKPDHISYNTLISGYSRRGDMDDAFRVRDDMLGAGFNPTLLTYNALIQGLCKKQEGVLAEELLKEMVSKGITPDDSTYLALIEGIGDVDSFLGRKDTS